TGTCCTAAGTCTAAATTTTATTTGAGACCCTATAGCTCACAATATACATGTGCACTGAAACCTTTTAAAATTGCAtatccccccaaaaaaattaatttgcattaatgCAGGTTGTAATTCATGAAtgcttttacaattttttttacaggttTCTACAGCCATTTGAATGGCCTGTGGATTACAATGGAAAAAGCACATTTCAACTTTGTTCTTCTTTTACTTTTGGTGATTCCATGTGTTCTACTGATTTCAAAATTTTATGTAGATACATTTACCTTTAAACAACCATCTGCACAGAGTAGTTTCATAGCAAACAGATTTTCACTGAATTCCATAACCGCcattaaacattcaaaacatttaatggtATCTGCATTCATTGATCACAGGATCAATAAGGCCATTCGAGTTATCAGCATAATCAAAAGGGATAGTCTGCAGCCTCTTTACTGCATCTACTGTAATGATGACCATACCTGCAGGACTGCTGAGGCTGAAGTCCAGATACACAGTGACCATTTCGGCTTTCCATATGCAGCTTCAGATGTTCTGTGTCATGGTGCACACACTCAAGATGCAGCATTTGTATCCATTTCAACTAGTAGAAACATCTCTGCCATTTATTCTGAAGATCTCTTACCAATAAAGAACACAGTGATCAGGGAATCATTTAAGTTCAACTTCAGTGTATGTATCTCAAACCTCTTTGGAAGCTATAATAATGTTCTGCAATTTGTCCAAACCATGGAAATGTACAAGCTTTTGGGTGTACAACATGTAGTGATCTACAACACCAGCTGTGGTCCTGACCTGGAGAAACTCTTACAGCATTACAAGAAAGAAGGAATACTAGAGATTGTTCCATGGCCTATCGACCATTTCCTTAACCCATCTAAAGGATGGAACTTTGTAGAGCATGGTGGAGACCTCCACTATTATGGTCAGTTGGTAACCCTCAATGAGTGTATTTATAGAAACATGTATCAGTCCAAGTATGTTCTTCTGAATGACATTGATGAAATCATTATGCCTTATAAGCATGCTAACCTTCCATTACTGATGGAGGATCTTCAACAGGAGCACAGAGATGTGGGGGTATTTCCTATTGAGAACCACATTTTCCCCAAGACACAATTTGAGGAAACTGGTAGATTCAATCGATCGAAATGGAGAGGTATACCTGGCATCAATATTATGGTACACATATATAGAGAACCAGacagaaaaaatgttttcaaccCCAGAAAAATGATCATCAACCCAAGGAGTGTAACACAAACATCAGTGCATTCCACTCTGCAACAATATGGGAATGTTTATTATGTACCTTTTGATGTAAGTCATATTGTTCATGTGAGAATACCACTACAGGGACATCTTACCAAAGAGCAACTGCATAATGATAAAAGAGTGTGGGACTTTGAGCATAAACTAGTTCCAAATGTTGATAAGGCACTGCAGTCATCAAATTTGCTGAAAATTCCAGATTGATGTGACTTTTATTTAagtgcatctttattttttttttttgtgtgtatgatttaGTGTTTACCCTTCTGTGGTATTTTCCATGCAAtaaattcaaatgtaaatgtctaagatgaataaatatgtcacattatattatttaatataatttacatataacTTGTTTTAAGGAGTTCATATGCTCCtcttatatttgttttattttgtgattgtttctGACTGTTTTATATTAAGTTAGTATTCTCCATGTCTGAATGTCTGTGGCCTTGTGCTTCTGAGGATGCATCAAGTTCAGGTGTTGATAATGCTCTGAGCTAAGGCCTATCAGGCCTCTTCCACCTCTCTTCTTATCTGCCCCTTTCTCATTTACCCATTTCCCTATCTACCCCCCTTCTCATCCACCCCTCACCTCATCTACCCCATTGCCTTTTCTCTGCCTGCTTCTTAAGTTTGATCACATTCCTGTGTTGTTGACTGCCTGAGGTGAAactagaacttttttttttctggctaaGAAAACACTGATCCATAATTTATCCATGTGTTCACATGAACATACAGAATCTGAGGGTCAACACAGCCTCCTGACTCTTCATTGTTGAATTTCTAATAGGTTTTACCAATTATCAACCTTTCTGGTGGAATTGTCACCCACAGATAGATTCTACAGCCTCCCATAACCTCAGGGCAGCGCTCAAcagattttaataaatattgtagttttttaaacacatttttgcataCTAAGTTTCTTCTCCTGCTCATTCTAGAAAAATATGTCACACCACcttaaaattaatcaaaaaaCAGACTTTAGctttaacatttcttttcttttgataCATTTGGCACTGTATTAAGTAAATCTCATGTATAGCGCCTCTTTATtaataagataaaatatttactttatcCAGTATTTAACAACTTTATTGCAATATACACTGAGCAACTTTATTTCAGTATGGTGACACTGTATCCATCCTTAACTTCAAGCACTCAAACAGCCTAGAATAGAGAAGCCAGAGGGCAAAACAATTATTCTCAAAAGATCAAAACCTGCCGTGCAGgaaaagacaacaaacaatACACAGAAGAAAGCTTCAACTCAAACAGGAATCTTAGTGCGAAAAAGGATGGCGACTCAGGTTTCAGACAGGGGCATCAGACAGCAGATGTGCTTTATTAGGGCAAAGTGGATGTGCTTTATTAGGGCTTCAGTGTACCACTAATccgtttttgtttgtctttgtgataTTACTGCTGTCACAATGTTAATCGTTAATATGTCTACAACATATGTAGATAGAGGAGCATTTGAAGATGATCTTATAAAAATGTTAGACAAATTATGCTCCAAGAAAAAGGCTCAGGTTTGTTAAAAATTAACAACCCAGAACTGTCAGAATAGACCTAGTGTTTTACAGTCTTAGCCTAGTGTGTAATGAAGAAAGCTCTTGAGGGGTAAATTCAGATATTCAGACAGTGACATTCTTTATTAAAGACTGAACAGAAGGAGCACAGTGACCATTTATTACATGTGTGAACACACTCAATGCTCTTGCTAGGTGAAAGTAGATCATCTtatgaaagagagaagggaattCAGGAACTAGTATctaagaagaagggaaagaaagtgTACCCATCCCTCAGTGTTCAGGGATAGAATGGAAGAGCAGTCTTCCTGCTCAGACTCTGGTGACAACAATGACAATGATGTATATGATGTGATGTACTAAAAGCCAGCCCGTGAAACAAAAGTGAAATCACAGACAATATGTCACACTGCCTCCTCGCTCAGCACCCCCAAACTCCATTTCTCATCATTCCCTGGCTCGACaggtgtaaaaaacaaaacaaaacacctatCTCTGCAAACCGGCTTCCCCTTCCTAGATTGACATCCCTGGGCATCTGAATGTTTGCACCAGTTGTCAGTTTCAcctgatgtatttatttgtatctCTGACATGATTTCCTTGTGAAGTAATGCCAGTATTTTTCTTGAACTGTGCAACCCCAGTGCATGttctaattgtgtttttaacCCTGCCTTCTCAATTCTGTTTTTGGGTTTTcccttttgtatgtttgtgctcCTATTTCTCTGGTTTTGACCTGTTTTTGTACTCtgttctttggatgtttccttgaatgtttgattgttttttcttggttttaacctctgtctgttttttgacAAAATGTTTGGACTACAGATATTCAAGTAATGAATTATCGCTCCACTTCATCTGCAATAATCTTCCTGATTCTGTCCAATTTATTCAGATAAACAAGCTAAAATAACAAGCATAAAGCACTAAGCCCACAGCAGATATGGGATTGCCTTGTGAAATAATTCAAACACCCAAAAGAGATGGACATTGCCAATTCTCATGCTAATGACATATAATCAAGCTATATTCTCTTAATCCTTTAGATGTCATATCAGTGTGTTTTCAGATACTCATGTCAGGTGCGATTGGAAAGACAGACACATATtatgagacagacagataagGTCAGATGAGAAAGATAAATGACATCAGACTGAGAACTGAGAACTCAAGCTGAGATCTTTTGAAGCAGGGGTGCAGTGTGAGTCTGCTTGCCATGTTACAAAATAACTGCTGATGTTTGCTGGCAAGAAGTGGTAGACTGTCATCAAGGAAAGGGTGAACCAGTAGGTTGCTACATGCCATGGATTGCTGAGGTTTGCATCAGGGCCATTCCAAATGTGATTCAGTAGAAGAAGACATGGCTCATAAGGTGTCAGGGGCTCAGTGGGCTGATGGTTTAACTTGGGACACAAGAAGGGTTCTGACTTTATAGCAGCACATTTGCTGTAGTAGTATGCcagtgtgagggaaaatgcttaatgcttgcttaaaggaggaaataaggaatatgtgaccttaatgtgacctttgcccttatcttgaccagtctgcaagaaaggtgaATAGAGAAGTTATGaagtatgacagttatcgcttaactcttgctgggcaggggtgcagcagcagggagtaaccacttgtttttagcaggaaagaatgttcaaggatggTTGAGATGCCTGGTACCTGGAGTCACGAGATTagcacatgagagaacaacaggaaatggtgggggtatatgaactcatgtgagagagaagtttgaggcttctctcccccaatgcataagggacagaatcaataaagctcgctcatctgcacatctggctcgagtcctATTGATTATTCCTCCACAGTCAGATGAATTATCTGAATGGTTAAagcttctctccttccccccaGGTGGCTGGGCAATTGCGTAAACTGATAAGCAGACAGCCCAACCCCCTTGCTGCTTTCCTAGAGTCACCATTAAACTAGAAATGGCAATTGTGAGAGCATGTCTAGAGCCAATTATACATGCTTAAGCGAAGAGGTAATGACTTCTGTGATTAATAatgaatgtgatttttaaaatttgttttccttttgagtGGATACAGGTGCACA
The sequence above is a segment of the Electrophorus electricus isolate fEleEle1 chromosome 16, fEleEle1.pri, whole genome shotgun sequence genome. Coding sequences within it:
- the LOC113590750 gene encoding uncharacterized protein LOC113590750; its protein translation is MEKAHFNFVLLLLLVIPCVLLISKFYVDTFTFKQPSAQSSFIANRFSLNSITAIKHSKHLMVSAFIDHRINKAIRVISIIKRDSLQPLYCIYCNDDHTCRTAEAEVQIHSDHFGFPYAASDVLCHGAHTQDAAFVSISTSRNISAIYSEDLLPIKNTVIRESFKFNFSVCISNLFGSYNNVLQFVQTMEMYKLLGVQHVVIYNTSCGPDLEKLLQHYKKEGILEIVPWPIDHFLNPSKGWNFVEHGGDLHYYGQLVTLNECIYRNMYQSKYVLLNDIDEIIMPYKHANLPLLMEDLQQEHRDVGVFPIENHIFPKTQFEETGRFNRSKWRGIPGINIMVHIYREPDRKNVFNPRKMIINPRSVTQTSVHSTLQQYGNVYYVPFDVSHIVHVRIPLQGHLTKEQLHNDKRVWDFEHKLVPNVDKALQSSNLLKIPD